The following are encoded in a window of Ricinus communis isolate WT05 ecotype wild-type chromosome 4, ASM1957865v1, whole genome shotgun sequence genomic DNA:
- the LOC125369762 gene encoding uncharacterized protein LOC125369762: MARGGRHSRACLDKAAKCMKKWPDVKKRSKEYNVGDLVMVKLLPNQFKSLRQVHKGLVRRYKGPFPIVKRVGAVAYQLQLPSKLKIHNVFHVSMLKPYHEDKEDPSCGESKRAPMAIVTKFDKEIECILADRVIRRRGVPNYTEYLVKSGKICPTSRLHGNVKICYGNSPDTSKTIRLKAR, from the coding sequence ATGGCACGAGGAGGCAGACATTCAAGGGCATGCCTAGACAAGGCAGCAAAATGCATGAAAAAGTGGCCTGACGTGAAGAAGCGCTCCAAGGAATACAACGTTGGTGACTTGGTGATGGTGAAACTGCTGCCTAATCAATTCAAGTCCCTTCGCCAAGTGCATAAAGGCTTGGTAAGACGATACAAAGGCCCTTTCCCGATTGTGAAGCGTGTTGGTGCTGTTGCCTACCAGCTCCAACTTCCCTCAAAGTTGAAGATCCACAACGTCTTCCATGTGAGTATGCTTAAACCATACCATGAAGACAAGGAAGACCCTAGCTGTGGCGAATCTAAGAGAGCTCCAATGGCTATTGTCACCAAATTCGATAAGGAAATCGAATGCATCCTTGCGGATAGAGtgataagaagaagaggagttCCCAACTACACCGAATACTTGGTGAAAAGTGGAAAAATCTGCCCTACATCGAGGTTACATGGGAACGTGAAGATTTGCTATGGCAATTCCCCGGACACATCCAAAACTATAAGGCTCAAGGCGCGATGA